Proteins co-encoded in one Macrobrachium rosenbergii isolate ZJJX-2024 chromosome 54, ASM4041242v1, whole genome shotgun sequence genomic window:
- the LOC136835040 gene encoding uncharacterized protein produces MCFTKMNGPQVEINGVATLCFNEDGTWFQGSITTDDDSQFVIYGTKSARRRMGQEQSTSDHCGCSPIEEGPGVPVTFDIRVVDCEVGEEYSLKRVHGRNGELCTFSCSSINFTTENVYRGQKADLISKHCLGHKMAGKRTHVYRGPIRLNCVATPRNFHWVM; encoded by the exons ATGTGTTTCACTAAAATGAACGGACCACAAGTAGAAATCAACGGGGTCGCTACCCTATGCTTCAACGAAGACGGAACGTGGTTCCAAGGTTCGATAACCACCGACGATGATAGTCAATTTGTGATTTATGGTACGAAGTCAGCCAGAAGACGAATGGGACAAGAGCAGTCGACATCTG atCATTGCGGATGCTCCCCAATTGAAGAAGGCCCAGGTGTTCCAGTAACATTCGACATCCGTGTTGTGGACTGTGAAGTCGGCGAAGAGTATTCCCTCAAGAGAGTGCACGGCAGGAATGGTGAACTTTGCACTTTCTCCTGCTCTTCCATCAACTTTACTACCGAAAACGTCTACAGAGGTCAGAAGGCCGACCTGATTTCCAAGCACTGTTTAGGTCACAAGATGGCTGGAAAGAGGACTCATGTTTACCGCGGACCAATCAGGCTCAACTGCGTCGCCACTCCCCGCAATTTCCACTGGGTCATGTGA